The Rufibacter sp. DG15C region AGTAGAAGCCAGTACCATTTTGAATGGGTTTGCCTTATCCTCTACATAAGGGCCTTTTAATGATTTTCTGCGCATCAGGGAGATTAAGCCATCATTGGTTAAATCATCTGGCCCGTCTTCTTGCATTCTACCGTCCTTGTCATTGTCTAAGGTTGGAGAATAGACTTTGCTTGACTCAGAAATGCGCTTGGTTTTGGTATCAGGAAATGTAGCTGGAATAATATAGATTACTTTGTGCTCTAATAATTTGCCAATGGTTTGATTGGTCTCATGATTTTTCAATAAATGCCAAGCCAAGTAGAGTGCATGGTCAGATCCTATGCTGGGGTCATGGAGCGTGTTGCCTTCCACCAAGTAACCCGGTTTTTCATGGGCATTGCCTGAGGTGAAGTTGGAAATGGTCAAGGCCCAAATTCTTTTCCCCGTAGCCGTTTCTCCTATTGATTCCATTTGAACCAAGTCTGGGTAGGCTTGGACTAGTTTTCGGCATTGCGCTGTAATTTCATCATACCCAAGGGTTCTATCCCATGTAAATTCCAAGGTTTCCTCCGAAGAAGCCGCCTCAGTCCCTGACGTGATTTTAATCGCTTTATCCTGGCCAACCACCGGATGGGTGGCTATAAAAATGGCGGCAAAACCGAGGCTTAGTATGGTGCGTAGTTTTTCCAACTGCTTATTGTTTTAGAGCAATTTGCTTGGTCTGGTTGCCCGCAGTAGGACTCTTCACTTCTACCACTACATAGCCTGTCCCTTTAACCACCCAAGACATCTTAATTTTCTCCCCACCATTCAAAGATGGAAACCTGGAGACAGATTTTCCCTGAACAAGTTGCTGTCCTTCTTCTAATTGCAAAGAAACTTTAATCTTCTGGACCCACTGTAGGTAATCTCCAAGGGCGGCATGGCTAGGGATTTTACCAACGTTTTGAATATCAGCAGTAATTTTAGTGCTATTATCTTCCGTTCGTTCCGCCCTAAAATTGGTGATTTGCAATTTGGGCATCTGCTTGCCGTATTGGGCAAAGAACCTAATGTGATCTTTTGCAATAGGTTTTAACAAATGGGCCGGTGGCGAGTTTTTTGCATAAGGAGCAAATCCGCCAATTTCAACTTGCTTGCCCGGAAAATCAGGATGGTCAATGGGCGTCCAGTCTAAGAATACGCCTGGCATATCATTTAACCGCGCCCACTCCAAAAAGCTCAAATCTTGCTTCTCTAGTTGAGTGGTGCTTTTCGGAAGATTGGTTATTTGGGGTACCCACCAGGCTGGTGTTGAGAAACTAAACCTTCCATAATGAACATGCGCCCATTGCACTACATCTCCCCCGGTTGGCATAACCTCCGCTGCATTGGCAGTTGGGATGAGGGAAGTATACAGTTTTGATATCTTGTAGATGGTACTGTCATCTTTCTGGACCGCTTTTAATAAGGCTGGAGTAGTAACCTCAGGTTTTGAGCCTGGCAGGGCGTGTAAAAGAGTGGTGGCTGGTCCTAAGACAAAAACTGAATGGACGTTTCGGGCGGATAACATAAAATCTGCGAAGGCCTTGGTCTCACGCTCTGACATTGGATGCTCCCCGGTTTCGCGCTTGAATTCCTCAAAGCCGTAGGAGAAATTTTTATTGAAGTTCACGCCCCCTTCGGCGTCTTCATTGAAAAGACCGTCTTTGTCATTGTCCAAGCCTTCGGTGTATAAAAAATAAGAGCCCTTCTCTCCTTTTGCTTTATCCGCTTCTCTCATGACCCTTGAGTCATGGCTAGAAACGTTATGGGTGCCTAATGAATCTTTTACCCGTATCATGGTGATTAGGCCGTCGCCGTTTAAATCATCAAACGGGTCTTCAAAAATGCGGCCGTCGCGGTCATCATCACGTGGTTGGGCATTTCCAGTCCTTTCCCACCGCAGGCTTTCATGATATTGCTCAGAAGCGTCTGGGTTGACATTGGGTAAAATGTAAATGGTCTTTTCTTTTAGGAGCTGAGCGGTAGAATCATGGATGGTAGCAGACAACAGAAGCTGCTCAGCCATTTGAACGGCTAACTCTGTAGTGGCTAATTGGGTTGCATGCACACCTGCGGTAATGACGATGGCTGGTTTATTCGCCGCATTTTCTCGCCCTAACGTAATCAACCAGATTTCTTTGTCTGTGGCCGTTTTGCCAATGGAGGTGACGGTGCAGAGCCTGCTGTATTGTAAGCCTATTTTTTTAAGCCGGGCAGTTAGTTGCTCATAGCTGTTATAATCCCTTTGTGTCCAGCCAACTAGAGGTAAAAATACTATTGAAAGGAATAGGCAAAAGCCCGTAATTCTTGAAATCATGTAATCAAACTTGTTCAGAAGGAAGGTTGTAGGAAATCCTCCAAACGTGAAAGCAGTGCCTTATACGGATAAGAACGAAGAAGGTGGCATTTCTTGGCTGTGCCATTCAGATAAAAATTGCTGAACAAAGGCTTGCATCACCTCATGTCTGTCCTGTGCCATTCTTTTGCCGGCTGCCGTATTCATCCGGTCTTTTAATAAAAACAGCTTCTCATAGAAATGGTTGAGCGTTGGCGCCTGATTTTTCTTATAGGCTTCAAACGTGTCATGCAGTTCAGGCAGAATGCTAGGGTTGTACATCTCACGCCCTTTGTGGCCGCCGTACGCAAAAGCCCTTCCAATACCTATGGCGCCAATGGCATCTAAGCGGTCTGCATCCTGTACAACTTTTCCTTCAAGGGTTGAGGGGCTAGTCTCTACCCCTGCTCCTTTAAAGGTCACCTCTTTGACAATGGTGCCTACTTGAGAGATTATTTCTTGAGGAGCATTCAAAGACTGAAGCCAGGCCGTTGCGGCTTGTGGGCCTGCCTCTTCGTTGCCGTCATGGAATTTCCAATCAGCAATGTCATGCAAAAGTGCGCCTAATTGAACCACCGTCGTATCTGCTCCCTCTTGCTCCCCAATGGAAAGGGCCGTTTTCCAGACTCTTCTTATGTGCCACCAATCATGGCCAGAGCCTTCACCGGCAAAAAGTTGCTCCACGTGTTTAGCCGTCTCAAAAATAAGTGCCTCTTCTTTCATGCCCGAAAATTAACCATTAAAAGGCAGAATCACTTAAAAGGTTGGTGCAGGGATGGCTAATCATTCGTTTTTGGCCTGATTTACAGGAATGAAGCTAAAAATGAAATTTAGATAATGGTGGGACAAAAAAGCATTGCTATCCTTCAAATTGATTGTTGGCCACTAAGGCCAAATATTATTTATTACGTATATAGAGCATCATCCATGAAACCATTCATGCTCTTTACCTCTACCTCGTTGAAAAAGAATCTAAGTATCCTACTGGCTTTGCTTTGGGCTATCAATTTGCAAGCGCAAGAAATCCCCCCCGTGGTTAAACCAGACACAGTGGGCATCCCTCCTATAGACACATTACCAAAGGTGAAGCAAGATTCTGTGCAGTTCACAACAAATGATACCTTAAGGGTCACTAAAAACAAATGGGACATTTTCCCGATTGTCTACTACACGCCAGAAACTCAATTTGCATTTGGGGTGAAGGCCATTTACGTCCAGAAGTTTTCCGGCAGCACCGCCAACGACAGGCCTACCTCCTATCCGTTAACGCTCACCTACACCACCCAAAAGCAAATCATTGTCAATGCCAACGCCGACATCTGGAAGCGGCACAATGCGGTGCACATGCAAGGGTGGTTGGGCTATTCTATCTATCCGTACTTCTTCTACGGCGTAGGCAATGACACGAAAGAAGAAGCTGAAGAGGAGTTCACCAGCCGCATTTTTGATGCCTATGCCCAATATGAGCAGAAGGTTTTG contains the following coding sequences:
- a CDS encoding HD domain-containing protein, with product MKEEALIFETAKHVEQLFAGEGSGHDWWHIRRVWKTALSIGEQEGADTTVVQLGALLHDIADWKFHDGNEEAGPQAATAWLQSLNAPQEIISQVGTIVKEVTFKGAGVETSPSTLEGKVVQDADRLDAIGAIGIGRAFAYGGHKGREMYNPSILPELHDTFEAYKKNQAPTLNHFYEKLFLLKDRMNTAAGKRMAQDRHEVMQAFVQQFLSEWHSQEMPPSSFLSV
- a CDS encoding M14 family metallopeptidase, whose protein sequence is MISRITGFCLFLSIVFLPLVGWTQRDYNSYEQLTARLKKIGLQYSRLCTVTSIGKTATDKEIWLITLGRENAANKPAIVITAGVHATQLATTELAVQMAEQLLLSATIHDSTAQLLKEKTIYILPNVNPDASEQYHESLRWERTGNAQPRDDDRDGRIFEDPFDDLNGDGLITMIRVKDSLGTHNVSSHDSRVMREADKAKGEKGSYFLYTEGLDNDKDGLFNEDAEGGVNFNKNFSYGFEEFKRETGEHPMSERETKAFADFMLSARNVHSVFVLGPATTLLHALPGSKPEVTTPALLKAVQKDDSTIYKISKLYTSLIPTANAAEVMPTGGDVVQWAHVHYGRFSFSTPAWWVPQITNLPKSTTQLEKQDLSFLEWARLNDMPGVFLDWTPIDHPDFPGKQVEIGGFAPYAKNSPPAHLLKPIAKDHIRFFAQYGKQMPKLQITNFRAERTEDNSTKITADIQNVGKIPSHAALGDYLQWVQKIKVSLQLEEGQQLVQGKSVSRFPSLNGGEKIKMSWVVKGTGYVVVEVKSPTAGNQTKQIALKQ